ATTTGCAAGTACAATTAAATATTGTCTTAGTAAAAGTTaagaaatgaataaaaataataGATATGCTATACTACCTTCTTTCCATCCTCAATCCAAAGCAATGTTGGATAACCTTTTATCTCAAATTGTCCACAAATACTACGATATTGAGTACAATCTACTTTCGAGATGCTAACATAATTACTGTTGCTTAAACTATTGGCTAATTCTTCCCAGGTAGGACCTAATTTTTGGCAGTGACCACACCAAGGTgcataaaattttacaaaatgaTAACCACTGGATACGTGCTTATCAAAAGTGTCTTCCGTTAATTCTACTAAACCATTTACAGGCTCTGGAGGTGGTGGTACTGTATCTTTGCTCTAATTAAAAAAGGGGAAAGAGATTaactttatattatatctttttgtTTAACTTCCAATTTTTCACAATCCAGTTATAATCTTTTGATAATTACCCCAAAGATGGTACCTAGCTGATCACTAAGGAAAGAAGTTAAAGATGGCAAGTCCCTTGAACCTCTAAACTTGGTACCTTTAACCTCACCAGCTTTAAAAAATTTGAGACTGTAACACGAAGAATCATAGAATTAATTTCTCttctaaatacatatatattcatGTATTATTTATTGTCAGAAAGTATTGCTAAGtaaatatgtatattattcGTACGTAGGATAACCAGTAACATCGTGTTCTGTACATAAACTATTGTCTGTGGTACAATCTACTTTGGCAATTTTTATGTTATCTTCTTGGTTCGACATTTCAGCTAATTGCTCCCAAGTAGGTTCTAATCTTTGACAATGACCGCACCTACAAAAGTAAATTATTCTTAGTTGTAACATTTTCTGCATTGATACTAACATCATTCTAACAGAATTAATGATTATTCAAAATGTTCtctattatttaataatatgCATACATACCAGGGAGCGTAAAACATAATAAAATGATTGTTCTTCTGAATTTCTGTTGAAAAATTGTCTTTTGTATACTGTGTTGTATGCTCATGATCTTGTTCGCTATTTACTTGACTCAGCAGAAATACAAACAAAAAGATGTGTTTCTTTAACATGATGCAGTTCAACGAGTTTGCAGtcatattaattaataattaacgtTTTATTACTGCATCGATTATTGAAATACAAATATCCCTTTCGGATGTGGGAACGGGGATGATTTAAAAAAATTTCTGTATATCGTATATGCTT
The sequence above is a segment of the Xylocopa sonorina isolate GNS202 chromosome 7, iyXylSono1_principal, whole genome shotgun sequence genome. Coding sequences within it:
- the Prtp gene encoding thioredoxin domain-containing protein pretaporter codes for the protein MTANSLNCIMLKKHIFLFVFLLSQVNSEQDHEHTTQYTKDNFSTEIQKNNHFIMFYAPWCGHCQRLEPTWEQLAEMSNQEDNIKIAKVDCTTDNSLCTEHDVTGYPTLKFFKAGEVKGTKFRGSRDLPSLTSFLSDQLGTIFGSKDTVPPPPEPVNGLVELTEDTFDKHVSSGYHFVKFYAPWCGHCQKLGPTWEELANSLSNSNYVSISKVDCTQYRSICGQFEIKGYPTLLWIEDGKKVDKYTGQRTHEDLKAYVTKMLGKENDQVNVKTDGSDSATHAVLSLTGESFKHGIENGISFVKFFAPWCGHCKRLAPIWKDLGQKFMANENVKIVKVDCTLDVSKELCNEQEVDGFPTLYLYRDGLKVSEYNGARNLDDLYEFVMNYVQPHDEL